agtgtctacaaatcctgagctcccaatttaagccttcccaccccctccccctactGGCAAACATAAgcttgtttctatgtctgtgagtctgtctctgttttgtaaataagttcatttatgttcttttattgttttggattccacgtataagtgatataatatggtatttttctttctctttctggcttactttacttagtatgatgatcttcATGTCCattgtgttgctgcaaatggcattattttattctttttttttaatggatgattatccagttatctgtgaatggacatttaggttgcttccatgtcttggctattgtaaatggtgctgctgtgaacattgaagtgcatgtgtcttttcgaattagagttccctttggatatatacccaggagtgggattgctggatcatagagtaactctatttttagtttttaaaggaatctttataccgtttttcataatggctgcaccagactacattcccaccagcagtgtaggagggttcccttttctccacaccctctccagcatttaacaTTTAACAAGAACTCTTGAAGTAAGCAGCTCCTTGTATGAGTTCACAGATGGGTAACGTTAGTGAGAGGATCCCTGTGATTCTCTGAGCTTTTTCTTCACGGTCTCAAGATGGTGTGCTCCTTTCTGCATAGGACATCTGTATTCATGATGAGAGAAACAGAGGTTAAGGGGAGGGGTTTTTCTCATGGTCACTCTATCCCTTTTTTTAGgagaataaatatttcacaaacaGTCCTCAGCTGAGTCCCCCTTGGGTCTCACTGGATAGGACCAGGTTACATGGCTGTCCTGCTGAGAGAGATTCGGGGAAGGGGGAAGCAGAGCTACCACCTGGGCTTGGGCTGTTCATGACGTGCTGACTGCCCCAAGCAAATGTTGTCTGCAAGAGCATGGTTCTGTCAGCAAAGAAGGGGGAAACAGAGAGTCAACCAACTGGCATCTGTCACAGTAACATTGTCCATAAAGTGTGATGTCGCtgaagtaagagaaaaaaagccactgtcatttaaatacagaaaaaaaattagaaacacccAGAAATCATAACTAAAATGTTCTTTCTTATGTGGAAGGAACTAGAGGGTAATTATCTTTCTCATTCTACCTTTCTATGCCTATGAATTTGCCTTGATGAGCACGGATTACTGTTGTAACTCAGAAACCAGGGAAGATTCTATCAGGGAGTATCCTGGTGTAAAGGAATCCACGGTGGAGTGGCCTCCAGACTGAGAACCAGgattctctcctcccctctcagcCTCTACCACCTTGCAGCTCGGGCAGAGTCTCCTGAAAGAACTCAGGACTCTGGGACGGCTGGAGTCCAActttattggggggggggtcagAAAAGCTGAAGAAAGGGCCCCACCTCCAGGCTAGAGACTTGGGTGGTCCCGGCTTGTCCCCCCATTCCCCACCCCAAGCAGAGTATGTTGGAGGCACTTTACAGTCAGGCAGACCTAGACTGGGATCTCGGCTGCGTCTAATAGCTGTTTGACCTTGTATAAGCCCTTTCACATCTCTAAACTCaatgtcctcatctataaagtggaaataatgtGCTCTCACAGAGTAGTTGGAGAATTACATACAGTGATGCCTCTGAAGTGCTGGGCACCTAGAAGGCGTTCGATAAATGTGGGCCCCTTTTCCTTCTCTATCCCAGGAGAATATGTATCTAGCAGAAGCCCCAGAAGAGCTCGCTGCCCTCAAAAGTTGCTGCTCCTGAGTTCAGAGTGAATTAGCCAGCCATTTCCCACTCCATGTGCAACTCTGTCCTTCCCACCCGGGAGGCTGCGTGGCTCCCTGCCCCTGGTCTGCCTTGTGCCAGATCATGACACCAGGCTCAGCGCTAGTTAGGAGCAGAGCCCGTGTGGTCAGACAAAGCTGCATtcagaatcccagctctgcacagACTACTTAATGCTCCACGTTTccatttctgtatctgtgaaatgagggtaATACTGTGTTCCTTACAGCACTGGTATATATCAAATGCCTGGCCCATAATGACTACTCAAAACAAACCCAATAGGAGGTGTTACTATGATATAGGGAGCACAGCTCCATTTCacagagaggaagctgaggctctgtGAGGCTAAGTGACTTGGCCAGGTCCCCGTGATCAAGTCTGTCTGACGACAAATCCCAGGGCCTTCTGTGTACCAGTTGCTTCCCCAGAGGTTGTTCTTGGGAACCATTAGCTGCTGAGGAGAAGGGTGGGGCCATCCCTGTGCTATCAGTGGGGAGTCTTCTGGGGCTGCCACCTGGCATTAGAGACATGACACGGGAGTAGGGATCCTGCTTAAGGAAAATGGGCGGGATTGAGGCATGAGGGCTTATCAAGGGAGAGAGGATGACCCAGACAGCCCCAAGTACTTTCATAAGGAAAGGCAAGGCAGGTAAGGAACACAGCATTGTAATGCAGACTGGGGATTCTGGAGGACAGAGAAGAGGTGGGAGAGTGGAGGGGCAGAGTATGGGGCAGGGGGATGCTTTAGAGAGCACATCACTGATGTCATAAAGACCTGTATTTACTTTTAGCTCAGTACGAGAAAGGATTTAATGAGAGGCAGAGTCAAGGGTACCTAAGCTGCCTTGAGCAGTAATGAGCCTCCTGTCCCCGGGAGTGTGTGAACAGGAGTTGGAGCATCCTTTGCCAGGGAGGCTGCAGAGACGATGTGTGCCCTGGTAGGGGCTAGATTCTCCAGGATTGCCTCTAGCCCCAAGGTTCGATGAGTCTATGAAGCTGCCCAGAACAGATCTGTAGAATGTCACCGAGGGCTCAGGGAGGAGCCTGCAACACGGAGCATATTGAAGCAAGACCCAGAGCCTGCTTGCTCTGGACTTGGGCCCAACCCTACCTTCAGTTCAGCACCAGCCATGGCAGATTCAGGAGCCTTCCAGACACAGGACCTGACAAGGACTGGGATAGCCCTCCTTGGCTGGTAGGGAaaggccagggctggggcaggggcataCTCTGAAGGCAGCATCTGTCTGCAGTGTCTGGGGAAACTGCACGTTTCAGGCATCCATGCAAGGCATGATCCAGCAGGAGTGGGTGAGTGAAGGTGGCGTCGGCCCCAGCCCACCCACCAGGGGCTTCTGTGGGCCAACATCTGCTCTTTGGGGCCAGGCTCCAGGGGCCTCTCTGACCCTggattctgttttcagtttccacCCTTTTCTAGCCTAGTGAtgctctttcctgcctctgtggTCCTCTTTGTTTCCCTGTCTATCCAGCTGTGTATGTTGATCCTTCCTGGTctgcctctgtgcctctgttctGCCCAGTCTGGGCCTCTGGTCTGTGCCCTGGTCCATCCTTGCTGCCCTTACAGGGGGAGCTGCCACCCCAGACCCCTCTTTACACCTGCACTGTCTTCAGTCTCCCAGGATCTCCAGGTCCCACCAGGCTCCCCTAGCTCACCCCGTGGATCCCCTGACACAGCAGACCCCAGGCCCTCAGAGAAGGCTGCTCCCTGGTTGCCCCGTGCCCCAGAGTCAGCACTTTTGGAGGACTCCAGTGGCCGCTGGACACGGCAGGGGAAGGACATGGAGAAAATGGCCAGCACCGGGACCACCTGCCTGGCCTCTGACTTCCCATCGGGACGCCTGCTCCCCGCATACAGCTCTCTGGGAAGGAGGCCGCGGtgtggagggcagagggggccGCGCAGGCTCAGGGAGGGCCAGCACGTGGCCGGGTCACTGTGCATGGAGTGGACACCAGCAGCCTGACTTCGTTGCCTCCCACACCTGCCTGGCCTGATCAGCTTCCTGCCCCAGCTTCACTCACTCTGCTATTTGGCCACAGTTtctgctcctcctgcccctttcATTCCAGCTCCTCTCCTGGAGGAGGCGGGAAATGAAAGAGCAAGTGAGTGAGTTAAGTGGTGCGGGAGCGAGGGAAGACGTTTTCAGGCAGGGCAGTCCAGCCACCTTCCTGTCACAGGTGCTCAGACAGCCAGCTTCTTCCGGTGGTTAtgagcacaggctctggagtcagctATGACCGTGGCTCTGGGTATGTTGTTCCACCTCTTTcccagtctgtaaaatgggtatagtaACAACGCCCACCTCACAGGGTGGCTATGTGCAGGGCTCATGCTCAGCTTGTAGCTGTTCTGGTACAGCTTTTCTTGTTTCTCATGGCAGGTGTCTGTTCTGATTGGAGAGTGCCCATTTTTATTGTCAAATCTTTCATCTATCACCCCAGGtatgggaataaaataaaataatgcatgtaaagcacaagtgacagcacctggcacatagtaagaggctataatagtaatattattactattattatcctatCTGTCAATTTCTGTCCcagataatattattattaatattataatattgttatatattattattattattagctggGACAGTAGTTGAGAGATCTGCTAGAGAGATTCAGAACACCTGGTGCCAAATCTTCTGATGTTCCTCCTTCGGTGGGGTTTTGCCCTGATTTCTCAGACTTGTGACCTCCAGACACAGATCATTTTCTCCAGATCTCTgaggaacaggaaggaaaaatgtagggagagaaagaatgtctgtactctttcctttttcttttttctctggctTCCTAGGATCTCCTGGTCTGTAGATCATTCAGTAGGCATTTACTGGGtcttactatgttccaggttCTTCATTAAATAATGAAGTTACAGTgggaaatattaaaattacagtGAAGCTGAGCTGCTCACTGGGGATGTGTCCCACCTGCAGAATTTGCAAGCTAACTTGGGCTTGCCTTGAGCTAAGGCAGAGTCCAAGGAGCTGGCCAGCTGGTAGCCTGGAGTTCTGGGTCCTAGTCTCATCTCTGTGACAGATTCCCACTGTGACCTGGGATGCAGCTCCTTCCTACGTCTCCTCTTTGCACCTGGCATCTTCAGCCACTGTGATTCTCTCTGTTTCAGCTCTTGCAGCAGCTGAAGATTTTTCTTAAGTGTCTGACTTGCCTTTGGAGTCTGGTGACCAAAACTGAGTATGGCTTTAAGGAGTGAAGCCAGGGCATTAGTCTTTCTTAGACTTTTCCTTGTGGACAAGGGAGCCACGGAAGGATTGAAGGGATGGCCCGGTCagagttttgttttagaaatggTGCTCTGAAGgccagggaagagaaaagggcTGGGCAAGGATCCAGCTGGAGGGCTGCGATgaagcccaggagagagaaagatactACGTGTCTGAACTGAACAGTGGGATTGGAGAGGGACGAACGGGTGGGAGAGGCATTTTGGAGATGGCAGCAGTGGACTGTGGGGACAAACAGGATGCAGGAGGATGAGAAAAGAGCTGAAGGGATTGCTCCAAGTTTCTGAGTGGTGTGCGTGCATTCATCCTAGAGGTGCCACTGATCactctgtgagtgtgtgtgtgcacatctgtATCCGTACAGCCATGTAATTAAGTCCAGTGCAAGATTCTTTGCTCTCATGATCTGTCGTCCTCGCCTGAGACTCAAGaacagaaaacatttcagcaaatTGAGGACTCAGATTAGTTGAGCTCTGGGTAGCTATGGTTTTTCTGCCCCAGGGAAACTATTTCTGCTAAAGAATGAGTGCGATTCAGTTTCTCccatgtatttcctctctgagcctcaggttccgtATCTGAGATGGGGGTAATGATTCCTACCCTTTACTTCTCACAGAATCATTATGAGACTCAAAGACAGAACGGATGTCAAGGTCTGTTGTAAGGGACAGCCCCAAAGCCGAATTCTATATTTTTTGCCCAAATGTAGGCACATAGGCCAGGCTCACACGGTGGATAATGATATTGCCCTTTGTTCCCCCTCATGTGGGGTTTCTGGTTCCTATTCCTGAGAGTCAGGCAATTTTTTCCtaggaaaaaattatttaccCTCAGGAGAGTCAGAGGAAGGATGATGGGGACCCAGAGGTTCAAGGAGCCCAAGTGTCCGACCCAGGGTCCTGGTTGTGGAACGGCACTTTGGGCACACTTTGCTGGGTTATAGACTGCTCGTTCCAATTGCCCTCAGCCTCCTCTTATGGCTCAATCAGACTAAATACTTTTAacatcagacttttaaaaagcaagcccATCCGTTGGCTAAGTGTAATAAACGAAGAGTTAGAAATGGCAGCACATTTTCCCACTTTTGGCCCCAACGTGGAATATCTCAGATCTTGGGTATTCTTCTCAGGAAGAATGTGGCTGGCAAGGTAGgtatttttattcctgttttatagttgaggaaactgaggtctaggAATTGAGGTAACAACCCAAGGTCAGGTAGCAAGTAAagccagagccaggattcaagcaGTTTAGAACTTCTGTCTCTAAACCCTGTGCCCTTTCCATGCTGCCACGTAGTTTGTATCCTTTCAAGATCGCCTGCCCTAAACACCATAGTACTTCatgtagaaactgaggccaaCCTGGGGGCACAGTGTGACCTACAAAGGCCCTTTGGTGAAAGGtagagatttaatttaaaaaatagttatctGCCAGCTATTGGATAATATCTGTGAAGCTCCTGGAAAAGTACCTAGCATATAAGATGTTCAAATTGTGTGCAGCCCTTTGGCCAAGGTCAAGAAACCATCTGATGTATTAACTGTAGACACGGGTTCTTGTGAAGATTCATTCCTGGTGTCTGAAGGACAACGAGCAGATTGGAGATCAAGGAGGTTTGTAATAGGGAAGGACCTTTGCATTCTattacaagttaatcactaaagggatgttgcctataagcttaaattacaCATAATGGCCCACCTCTGGGAACGCTacctcccaggtaatgagtgttaagctaaaataccttggTTTAGCTCACAAGAAATAGCCtaaccaggcccacctgtgaatggcttCGGGTAGGAAGAAATTAACAAATCCCCCTCGGAATCTGGCCGGAACCAGGACTTTAACCCCTCCCCtcttagtataaaagaagcctgaattctaacgcAGAGAAGATGGTCCTTCTCTGACGATAGTCCACTGTCTTCTCGGTCGGCTGGCTTTTGCTATCCTTGCCTTGTggtgagcagtatgagcttggactcggCAACAGGTGGGTCAGATAAATTGGTGCTAGGAGAAGGAACAATACTGATAGCATTAAGATTGCTCCCATTCCCTAAATATCAGTAATGCACATGACGTCTCTTCAGTGAGATGAATTTATCCTAGGAAGGGGTAGGGGGCGAGGCAAAGGGCTTGTTCAAGGTCATTCACTCAGTAAACCATAAAGCCAGGACTTAGAACTCAGTGTCCCTTCTAAAACTCCATGGCCTGCAGTGGGGCGGGTGGGTAGTCAGAGAGCTGTGCTGGCCTGGGGCAGACTGAGGGTaaaattaaattggaaaaataaattgatgTCTTCAACAAGACCAAGTAGGTTCTTTCACTGTAATTTGCAAATTGCATAAAGTCTGTCTGCCAATATTTACCTCTAAACACCCGGCTGCCTTACTAAGGCACAGGGGATGCCAAGGGGAAGTAGAGATCAGCCAGCCCAGTGCTCTTGCTCCacagctggggaagaggctgagaCGAGTCATCACTAGTGGGTCAGAGGCAGGGCCCAGACCAGATGTGGAAGCCCTTTCCTCTTCATAAGCTTCCTGAAAGTGGTGGCAGTGGATAGAACAGGTGAAATGGCTTGTCACGTTGAGGAAGATCCTGGGTTTCATTATAACTAGACAGTGACCATTATCCCCACCTCATCAGTAACCTTCACTTGGTACTTAGCTTAGCTAGTTCTCTATCTGAGTGGGtgccattctttttcatttagaagTAGAACACAATGCAAGAGCCTAACCAGTCCTCTGTGACTGAATTCATCCTTCTGGGCTTTACCTTCAGCCCCAGGACCACTCCTCTGTTCTTCTCAGCCTTCCTGATAACCTATTTGTTGATTATTTTGGGCAACAGCTTGATCACCATCCTCATCTGCCTGGACTCACACCTCCACACACCCATGTACTTCTTTATTGGCACCCTTTCCATGTTGGATCTGGGCTATACCACCACAACTATGCCCCAGATGTTGGCACATCTGGCCAGCCAGAAGAAGACCATCTCTTTTGCCAGCTGTGTGGCCCAAATGTACATATTTTTGGTGCTGGGTATCACTGAGTCCTGGCTCTTTACCATCATGTCTGTAGACAGGTATGTGGCCATCTGCCACCCACTCAAGTACAAGGTCATCATGAACCCATGGCTGTGTGGGGTAATGGTCATGTTCTGTGGACTCTGGGGTGTCATCTCTGCTCTTGTTTATACTGCCTTTGCCATGCGTCTGCCCTACTGTGGCCCCAGTAATATCAACCACTTCTTCTGTGAAGTCCCTGCAGTCTTGAAGCTGGCTTGTGCGGACACCTCAGTCAATGACCAGGTAGACTTCATTCTTGGCTTTAGTGTCATCCTGGTTCCACTTTCCCTCATCCTTGTCATTTACATCAACATCTTCTTTGCCATCTTGAAGATCCGTTCAGTCCAGGGGCGGCTGAAGGCCTTCTCCACCTGTGCCTCCCACATCACTGTGGTCACAATGTTCTGTGTGCCAGCCATGGTCATGTACATGAAGCCTGGCTCAGAGGCCTTCCCAGAAGAGGACAAGAAGTTGGCCCTGTTCTACAACGTCGTCTCTGCCTTCCTCAACCCCATCATCTACAGCCTCCGGAACAAGGACGTAAAAAGGGCTTTCCTCAAGGTgatgggctggggcagggccccAGAATAAGGCCCTGGAAGGGTagctgggagacagagaaacaagactCATGATGCACAGTCAATGCATCAAACACTCATTCAAATGACCCAGCAGCACCAGCACACACCCCCCCTCAGCCCCAGATCTCAACTCTACACAAGCCCTAGGGGGACAGACCTGTGATGAGTTGTCTTCCAGGCACATCAGtcttttagtttccttttgtttcagaGTCTCAGTGATTAACAAAAGAAGGATATCTGAGCCATTAAAATCGATTAAGACAAAGGGATGGGCCTTGGGGTATGCATGCCCTGTGGCTGAATCTTGAAAAAGCTGCATTACCCTCTGGAAACTGCACACATGATATTAGGGGTTAATTGGATAAAAGAGCAAGGGCACTGACGTTGCAGGATGCCTGgctcagggaggaggaagaagtaaATGCAGTTGCAGTGACTTGCAGAGCATTGCGTGCTTGTTTCAGACATACAGATCAGAGACAAGTTGGGATGGCTGAGGCTAGGTGTGATCTGGCcccactcaccttcccagactcattTCAGGCCgctctgttcctctctctttcACTCCAAGTAAACTGGACTTCTGTCTTTGCCTTGAATGTGCCATACTGTTTCCTATTTCAGGGTTTCTACATAGGCTATTCCTTCTCTTCTCACCCTTAACCCCATCCCACCTCCATCCCATCCTGCCATGCCATTGATCACCTATTCATCTGTCAGATCTTGGCTTAAACTGCAGCTCCTCAAAGAAGCCTTGCCTTGAGCCCCCAGAGTGAGTTAGCCTTCCAAAGCACCCTGTACCTCCCTCTCATAATAGTAAAAACATgtggttcaaatctcagttctctGTCTCTATTAGACAGCAAGTTCTGTGAGGCAGGGTTATCCAGCCAAATGCTGTATCCCTAGGATCCAGCCCTATGCTGTTTACATACTGCCTTTCAACAGATATTTTATGCGTGAAGGAATGAGCActccactgaaaaaccagagaaggaAGATGAAGCCAGTGAGTGGGACAGTTGATGGATTCAGACTAGCAAAATTTGGGAAATAGTGGATGAAAAAGATTAAATGTTGTTATTCAGCTATCATGAAAAAGTTGTTTGCTTTTGTTATTCATAAACACTAATTGAATCAGTAGAATATCATTTTTCATCATCAAACTAGGAAAGTTTAGAAAAATAGTGATATGCAATGCTGGGAAGGATGCAGTAAGACTGACACTCAAAGTCGTTGCTGAAGAGAATATCATTCGTTCTACCTTTCCAGAGCAATGTCTTCCAGAGTGGGGACTCAATATATCTGTTAGGTGAGGAGTAATCATACTAATAATGTTGGCTCTATTTATTAAGCTTTTATGTGCCAATaaagttttaagaattttacatataatttatttaataaaaatatcagcAAATGGGAAGCCTATAAAAATACGTATCATGAACTTttacaatgtttttattttttatttttaaaaattttattgaggtatagtcagttacaatgtgtcagtttctggtgtgcagcacaatgtcctagtcatgcatatacatacatatattcattttcatattcttttccattaaaggttattacaagatattgaatatagttccctgtgctatacagaaaaaatctgtgttttttaaaatctatttttacatacagtggctaacatatgaattttggggagacacaaacatgcTGTCTACAGCAGATAGATTCTTAGAAGGAAAGCACTCTCATTGTCTCAGTACCTGAGACAGATTTCTTCCATAAAGGGATGGTAACATAAAAGGTGATCCATTCTATATTTATGaaggtgattctgaggcacagGGAGCTCCCACTGTGATATGCTGGTCCATGTGGTCTCAATAGTCAGTGGCCTTCCCAAACCTCTTACAGTAATAATCATGATGGTTATGACAATAGCAATAGCTAAGACTTAAAGAgcgcctattatgtgccagaccctgtgctaagAGCTTTATATAAATGAACTCAAAAcccatttaatccttgtaacagcCTTATGAAGGAGATTCTATCATTAGTCTTatgaaaaaactgaggttcagagaaataaagaacttGCTTAAGACCACATGGGAAGTATATGTGAATCTTTTataggaattctttattattctggatacaagtcttgttatatttttgcatttttgaatATCTTATCCCCAAtgaattgctttttcatttttaatagtgtTTTTAATGAGTAAAAGATTTTAATTCTGGTGAAATCCagttaattaatttctcttttgtgggaaagttttttgttgttgttgtgaatttaatttctttaatacacAAAAGACTATTCAGATTTTATGTTTCTTCTCATATCCTTTTTGGGAAgttgtatttttcaaggaatttgttcattttatctaaTTGTTTAATATATCAGCATAAAATTGGTCCTTTAATATCTGTAAGACCTATGTGATATCTCTTTACTCTTGATAttgataatttgtgttttctgtctccttaATCAACTAACTGGAGATCCATCAATTTTATGGAGCCTTTCAAggaactagcttttggtttcattaatttccttttgttgttcattttcatctcattattttttaaatttatttaggtgaaaaattacaattaaaaaaaactttcttcttttctaacataGATACTAAAAGCTATAAATGTCCTTCTAAGCATTGCTTTAGTTGCAttattatgttgtcttttcattatcagtcagttcaaaatattttctaatttcctttgtgatgCATAAGTTATTCAGAAATGTGTTAACTTCCAATATTTGGGGCTCTTCTAAATATCTTTGTTGATTTTTAACTTAATTCCATTGTGTTCAAATACCATACTCTGTAAGATTTcaatctttcaaaattttatgaCCCCATATTTGGTCTGTATTGGTGAAACATTCCATATACACTTGAAATGAATGCTGTTGTTGGCTATAATGAGtaataaatgtcaattagatcaagAAGGTTAACATtgttatttaaatcttcttttgtgggggtgggggtgaaatattgctttattatttcattatgtttcaACTTTCAATTCATTTAAAGTCAAGCTTAGATGGAGTCCTACAAGTTACTCTTCCCAGAGTTTCCCTCCATCTTTCCTACCAAATCCTGGGACACTGTGTTCCTCTAAATGTCTCTGAG
The Camelus dromedarius isolate mCamDro1 chromosome 14, mCamDro1.pat, whole genome shotgun sequence genome window above contains:
- the LOC105090918 gene encoding olfactory receptor 2A12, yielding MQEPNQSSVTEFILLGFTFSPRTTPLFFSAFLITYLLIILGNSLITILICLDSHLHTPMYFFIGTLSMLDLGYTTTTMPQMLAHLASQKKTISFASCVAQMYIFLVLGITESWLFTIMSVDRYVAICHPLKYKVIMNPWLCGVMVMFCGLWGVISALVYTAFAMRLPYCGPSNINHFFCEVPAVLKLACADTSVNDQVDFILGFSVILVPLSLILVIYINIFFAILKIRSVQGRLKAFSTCASHITVVTMFCVPAMVMYMKPGSEAFPEEDKKLALFYNVVSAFLNPIIYSLRNKDVKRAFLKVMGWGRAPE